The following proteins come from a genomic window of Coffea arabica cultivar ET-39 chromosome 11c, Coffea Arabica ET-39 HiFi, whole genome shotgun sequence:
- the LOC140016792 gene encoding uncharacterized protein, whose product MGSTATTAISSAKSINALSTSANNTKITNLTTSTPTWSQTKSKLPDFYASSSFLNHLKSKSPQLKNKNSKLFLLHCSAKPNTDRKNATDDNLSLRSGSNSTIPEQAAASPTNEGLSSFSRGLVFDLGLKDSWDSAEIGSPVVKRFIGDEEERWYMWYCGRSNGKDSIGLAVSSNGIHWERGNGPIKSSSDVGMVMNCSDDWWAFDTQGIRPSEIVIMSSAKVRVNNSLYWLYYTGFNDEKIEPLDNSVAFKLSDPKRMYYRSLPGLAMSQDGRHWARIEGEHHSGALFDVGSDGEWDSLFIASPKVVYHGAGDVRMYYHSFDAEKGHFAVGIARSRDGIKWVKLGKIMGGGGNGMFDELGVMNAHVVKNRKDGKYVMAYEGVAADGKKSVGLAVSSDGLKEWRKFQDGPALKQSEEDGWDWEGVGSPCLVQMDGDADEWRLYYKGTGKGGKTGIGLAVSEGIEFASFQRWTGFHL is encoded by the coding sequence ATGGGCTCTACAGCCACAACAGCAATCTCCAGCGCCAAGTCCATCAATGCCCTTTCAACTTCAGCCAACAACACAAAAATAACTAACTTAACTACCTCGACTCCAACTTGGTCTCAGACTAAATCAAAATTACCTGACTTTTATGCCTCGAGCAGCTTTCTAAACCACTTAAAATCCAAAAGTCCCCAGCTTAAGAACAAAAATTCGaaactttttcttcttcattgctCCGCAAAGCCAAATACTGACAGAAAAAATGCAACAGATGATAATTTGTCTCTTCGGTCCGGTTCAAATTCAACAATCCCAGAACAAGCAGCAGCATCACCTACAAATGAAGggctttcatcattttcaaggGGTTTGGTTTTTGATTTGGGATTGAAGGACTCGTGGGATAGTGCTGAAATTGGCTCCCCTGTTGTAAAAAGGTTCATTGGTGATGAGGAAGAGAGATGGTACATGTGGTACTGTGGAAGGTCAAATGGGAAAGATTCCATTGGATTGGCAGTTTCAAGTAATGGGATTCATTGGGAAAGAGGTAACGGGCCTATTAAATCAAGTTCTGATGTGGGGATGGTCATGAATTGTAGTGATGATTGGTGGGCTTTTGATACTCAAGGCATTAGGCCTTCTGAGATTGTCATCATGTCTAGTGCTAAGGTTAGAGTAAACAATTCTCTTTATTGGCTATACTACACTGGCTTTAATGATGAAAAGATTGAGCCTTTGGATAATTCTGTGGCGTTTAAGTTGAGTGATCCGAAAAGGATGTATTATAGGTCATTGCCAGGTTTAGCAATGAGTCAAGATGGGAGGCATTGGGCAAGAATTGAGGGGGAGCATCATAGTGGAGCTCTATTTGATGTGGGGTCAGATGGGGAGTGGGATTCCCTGTTTATTGCATCTCCAAAAGTTGTTTATCATGGGGCTGGTGATGTGAGGATGTATTACCATTCTTTTGATGCTGAAAAGGGGCATTTTGCAGTTGGGATTGCCAGGTCAAGAGATGGGATCAAGTGGGTAAAACTGGGGAAGATTATGGGAGGAGGGGGAAATGGTATGTTTGATGAACTAGGAGTAATGAATGCTCATGTTGTTAAGAATAGAAAAGATGGGAAATATGTGATGGCTTATGAAGGTGTTGCTGCAGATGGCAAGAAGAGTGTTGGATTAGCTGTTTCTTCTGATGGGCTGAAGGAGTGGAGGAAATTTCAGGATGGTCCTGCGCTAAAGCAAAGCGAAGAAGATGGCTGGGATTGGGAAGGGGTAGGATCACCTTGTCTAGTTCAAATGGATGGGGATGCAGATGAATGGAGATTGTACTATAAAGGAACTGGCAAAGGGGGAAAGACGGGGATTGGTTTAGCAGTGTCTGAAGGAATTGAATTTGCTAGTTTTCAGAGATGGACAGGGTTTCACCTGTGA
- the LOC140016793 gene encoding uncharacterized protein, translating to MLRTISANSPPLKSPKKTNGPNFTGPSRPSIVIGSINPLSIYPNIVIELYRKLVVQGLTAEAMSFMKGDLLTKTKKLVKGLAKVEPLWLKAMEQAPPVTFPRAEGTIKPMSLPEDVYIKKFYKKYPDSKYQDPIKISGFNPPPARLFGWRVLELTEQGVSEEEAMAVADMEYRSEKKARKEAYSRLKQIAKLQGKKPPPNPYPSAIKEIQAKEKKFVHDRFHNPETVKLAEKMREERAADWQNRRGAGDW from the exons ATGTTAAGGACTATATCTGCAAATTCACCCCCACTAAAAAGTCCCAAAAAGACGAACGGTCCAAACTTTACTGGTCCTTCTCGGCCGTCAATCGTAATTGGCTCAATCAATCCTCTGTCAATTTACCCTAATATTG TGATTGAATTATACCGGAAGCTGGTGGTTCAAGGGCTGACTGCTGAGGCCATGTCGTTCATGAAAGGAGATTTGCTGACGAAAACAAAAAAGCTAGTCAAAGGCTTAGCCAAAGTTGAACCCCTCTGGCTTAAAGCTATGGAGCA GGCACCTCCGGTGACGTTTCCTCGCGCTGAGGGCACGATTAAGCCCATGAGTCTGCCTGAGGATGTTTACATCAAGAAGTTTTATAAGAAGTATCCTGATTCCAAATATCAGGATCCCATCAA AATTTCTGGTTTCAATCCACCTCCAGCCCGACTATTTGGCTGGCGAGTACTAGAGTTGACGGAACAGGGAGTCAGTGAAGAAGAAGCAATGGCTGTGGCTGAT ATGGAATATCGGTCCGAGAAAAAGGCCAGAAAGGAGGCTTATTCTCGGTTGAAGCAAATTGCAAAGCTTCAAGGAAAGAAGCCACCGCCTAATCCATATCCAAGTGCTATCAAGGAAATACAGGCTAAAGAAAAGAAGTTTGTACATGACCGTTTCCATAATCCTGAGACAGTTAAACTTGCGGAGAAAATGAGGGAGGAGAGGGCTGCAGATTGGCAGAACAGAAGAGGTGCTGGTGACTGGTGA